A portion of the Rhodococcus pseudokoreensis genome contains these proteins:
- a CDS encoding phospholipase D-like domain-containing protein, which translates to MSDDSPILTPGDTCWQVAHADRLACIVDAADYFRHAKSAMLQARRRIILIGWDFDTRIQFEPDEKTLDGPNQLGRFLAWLTRERPDLEIYLLKWNIGAFTAIGRGMTPIFVVNWVTDRRLHFELDAAHPIGSAHHQKIVVIDDALAFCGGIDMTVDRWDTPEHRDRNHYRTQPNGKRYGPWHDATTAVDGDAAKAIGELARARWKAATGQDLAAVDEIAGRTPWPEGLEPTMHGVDVGVARTLPELDDRDEVREIEALYLAAIAGAERSLYIESQYLASRTLAEAIAARLREPDGPEIVLVLPRNADGWLEQKAMDGARRRLLHLLWRADTGNRLGVYYPVTAGGEPIYVHAKVLVMDDRLLRVGSSNLNNRSMGFDSECDLAVEVTADTANGDELRETILGIRRQLVCEHLDVPAGLFEDTLAETSSLLGTVEALRGGGRTLEKFEPDTVEDEDSPLAENELMDPERTPPSFWERTSRVRLRRRVIRRQKAAGSVP; encoded by the coding sequence ATGAGTGACGACAGCCCGATCCTGACTCCCGGCGACACTTGCTGGCAGGTTGCCCACGCCGATCGTCTCGCGTGCATCGTCGACGCGGCGGACTACTTCCGGCACGCCAAGTCCGCGATGCTGCAGGCGCGCAGGCGCATCATCCTCATCGGCTGGGACTTCGACACGAGGATCCAGTTCGAACCGGACGAGAAGACGCTCGACGGACCCAATCAGCTCGGCAGGTTCCTGGCCTGGCTGACGCGCGAACGTCCGGATCTCGAGATCTACCTGCTCAAATGGAACATCGGGGCGTTCACCGCGATCGGGCGCGGGATGACGCCGATCTTCGTGGTCAACTGGGTGACGGACCGCCGCCTGCACTTCGAACTCGACGCCGCCCACCCGATCGGCTCGGCGCACCACCAGAAGATCGTCGTCATCGACGACGCGCTCGCGTTCTGCGGCGGCATCGACATGACCGTCGACCGGTGGGACACCCCCGAACATCGGGACCGCAACCATTACCGGACGCAGCCGAACGGCAAGCGGTACGGGCCGTGGCACGACGCGACGACCGCCGTCGACGGGGACGCGGCGAAGGCCATCGGCGAACTGGCCCGCGCCCGGTGGAAGGCGGCCACGGGCCAGGATCTGGCGGCGGTCGACGAGATCGCGGGACGGACGCCGTGGCCGGAGGGGCTGGAGCCGACGATGCACGGCGTCGACGTGGGCGTCGCACGCACCCTGCCGGAGCTCGACGACCGGGACGAGGTCCGGGAGATCGAGGCCCTGTACCTGGCCGCGATCGCAGGCGCCGAGCGGTCGCTGTACATCGAGAGTCAGTACCTGGCGTCCCGCACCCTCGCCGAGGCGATCGCCGCGCGACTCCGCGAACCGGACGGGCCGGAGATCGTGCTGGTGCTGCCGCGCAACGCCGACGGCTGGCTCGAGCAGAAGGCGATGGACGGCGCCCGCCGCCGGTTGCTGCACCTGCTCTGGCGGGCCGACACCGGGAACCGGCTGGGCGTCTACTACCCCGTCACGGCGGGCGGTGAACCGATCTACGTCCACGCCAAGGTGCTGGTGATGGACGACCGTCTCCTGCGGGTGGGCTCGTCGAACCTCAACAACCGGTCGATGGGTTTCGACTCCGAGTGCGATCTGGCGGTCGAGGTCACCGCGGACACTGCGAACGGTGACGAACTGCGGGAGACCATCCTCGGCATTCGCCGTCAGCTGGTCTGCGAGCACCTGGATGTCCCGGCCGGGCTGTTCGAGGACACACTGGCCGAGACGTCGTCGCTCCTGGGCACCGTCGAAGCGCTGCGCGGTGGCGGCCGCACCCTGGAGAAGTTCGAGCCGGACACGGTCGAGGACGAGGACAGCCCGCTGGCCGAGAACGAACTGATGGATCCGGAACGCACACCGCCGAGCTTCTGGGAGCGGACCAGCCGGGTCCGATTGCGGCGCAGGGTGATCCGTCGTCAGAAGGCGGCCGGTTCGGTGCCATAG
- a CDS encoding hemerythrin domain-containing protein: MTTPTAHTTRPDTREMVVVHNCFRRQFAALPALVRRVPAGDTARAGEVVTFFEELATALHHHHSSEDDLLWPKLLDRAPTDAALVLRMEEQHERISELLSLAQSQGAAFTADAADGEPLAKTLTALSTALDEHLGEEERHILPMAEQFMTLAEWQEMGDRGRASIPKDRLLVFLGFILQGATPEERRMFLSEMPFAARMAWSILGRRAFRKDYRRIYGTEPAAF, from the coding sequence ATGACGACTCCGACTGCTCACACGACCCGCCCCGACACCCGCGAGATGGTGGTGGTCCACAACTGCTTCCGCCGCCAGTTCGCCGCGCTGCCCGCGCTCGTCCGCCGGGTCCCCGCCGGTGACACCGCCCGGGCCGGGGAGGTGGTGACGTTCTTCGAGGAACTCGCCACCGCCCTCCACCACCATCATTCGAGTGAGGACGACCTGCTGTGGCCGAAGCTGCTCGATCGCGCACCGACCGACGCGGCGCTGGTGCTGCGGATGGAGGAACAGCACGAACGCATCTCCGAACTGCTGTCGCTGGCGCAGTCGCAGGGCGCGGCGTTCACGGCGGACGCGGCGGACGGCGAACCGCTGGCGAAGACGCTGACCGCGCTGTCCACGGCGCTGGACGAGCACCTCGGCGAGGAGGAGCGGCACATCCTCCCGATGGCCGAGCAGTTCATGACACTCGCCGAGTGGCAGGAGATGGGCGACCGCGGCCGCGCGTCGATCCCCAAGGACCGGCTGCTGGTGTTCCTCGGCTTCATCCTCCAGGGGGCGACCCCCGAGGAGCGTCGAATGTTTTTGTCGGAGATGCCCTTCGCGGCCAGGATGGCGTGGTCGATCCTGGGGCGGCGGGCGTTCCGCAAGGACTACCGGCGCATCTATGGCACCGAACCGGCCGCCTTCTGA